The genomic segment GGAGTTAAGATATATACATTGACAATGTAAATGCTTTTTATACCAACAGTGTAATGTAACCTAATGTAGGTAGAGGCAGAACTTTATTTTCACTAAGAGGTGTCTATCATctactatacatacataaaaaaactTAATCTTGTATATAGAGTATAATTTTCTGTAGAAAGACGTTTGAAAGAACCCCTTCATACAATGACGGAGTAAGAATTTTCATTGGATGAAGCCCCTAGCTCCGAGTTGTGTAGCAGGTTGCATGCTTTATTTTCTAGGTAACTAGTTCTACTTATTATAGCCAGTTATCTGTTACTTGTATTATCTTTTAAgtgatttaataataatttttttttttttaactatgtCAGTGTAATGAGGttaaaacaataacaaaaaaaatgcaTCTTACTTTTCTCTAGATAATTGGTCCCAGTCGTACCATCCTTCAGGAGCTATAAGACCATCAAAAGAGCAACGTGAGTATATAATCCTTGAATACTCTCCCCATGCTCTGCCTAAAAGGACACTGCCACTTCCACTGACTTTACAGTTAACAAATGAGAATCCTGTATCTTCATCAGCAGAGTTTCTTTGGTGAGCTGCAATCGCTCCTGATATTCCCATGTTATCCTCGGCTATTGAATGAAGAATACAACCCTGTTGCAAATCAATAGGTTGGAGTTTCAAGTCATAACAAGGGTCGTGTTGTGTATCAATTATCCTTTattgattaaaaaagaaaaatattaatgagTTCATTGACTGAATAAGCTCTGATATTGACTAGTCTTTTGGGTTGGGATCTTTCTTCAATCtataacaattggtatcagaacATTTTGATAAAGGCCTGAGGCCACGACTCAGAGTGGTGGCCTGGATCTAGCAAGCAGTGGCGGAGTCAAAAATTTTACTAAGggtgtcaaaatataaaaaaatagatgCATGTAAAGAATAAGGGGAGTCAACATatagcatatatacataaaagtaaaattttaacCTAGCTAAACTGTGTAACTTTCTGGCGAACAGGTGTCATTTGACACCACTTAGCATAAGGTGGCTCTGCCATTGCTAGCAAGAGTGCCAGTTGTGACCAACCAGTAGGGCGTCACGAGTGATGGCTTAGATCTAAGAGGGATGCTAGCCGTAAACAATGgacccaaaaaataaatatgagatGTCAGTCGTGACTAACCGGGTCAAAGGGGTGCAAGGAATGGTAGCCTGGATCAAAGACATGATGTCAGCCATGACCAATGAGGTTGTTGGTCATCAAGCGGAGGCGATTGCTGTGTATGTGACAATTGTCCTTTATTgctcaaaaaaatattaatggGTTTATAGGCCAAATGAGCCTCACCTAATAGACTAGTCTTTTGGGTAAGGGTCTCTTGTATAATCTAAAGCAAGtcgggttaaaaaaaaaaaaaaaaaaaaaaaaaaagaacaatttCGCATTGCAAAAGACCACGAAATAACGATTCAAATCACAATAGAGACAATAACAAATACTAATGAAATAGTCGGGTGTCAGCAAGCTGGCATGAACATCATTggtattaagaaaaaaaaaaagaggaaagaaaaggaCATAGAGTCAAGAACCTGATATAGTGATCTAGCATTGccacaaatgaaatcaacagtGCCTTGAATGACACACTTGTAAAAATAGTGTGATCCAGACTCATCATAAAGTGTGTCCTGTGATCCCAATATCCTAACTTTGTACAACATTGCCCTGTCACCTGATAATCTTAATGCCACAGCTTGCATGTCATTGTACTGAGGCAATGCAAACACCGTattctgaaaagaaaaagaaacatgtTTTGTGAGTTCCACTGAATTCATTACTCTCTGCtcgaattatatatacatacaataaaaTTACACTCATTCCGTATTGGCTGAGTACCTCAATGGTGATGCCACTTGCACAGAAGTAATCTGATTCTACTGCAACTGTGGCTGTGTTGGAAGTGCCTAACACATTGCCATATTGGTCCTTGTCTGAGGCCTTGTTATTCCAAGTAATTGtggttcttctagcttgatGTTCATCAccaattaatgaaataaatggCTTTGAAGCTGGAATAAACACTTTTTCTCTGCATATCAAAATTTTCGGTTAAATTCCATAAATGGTCATTAAATTATCTCTTATCTTTTATCACACAACTTTCACCAATATAATTGAATAGTCACAATGGTTGAAAATAACCTTAGTTAATTTGTCACATCAGCACTTCTTATTTTGACCTTTTTAAAAACATTGAATGAAGATCAGATGTTACAAAACTCAGAATCCACCACGTAATCTAGCTAAATCTTTTCACATAAATGGGACCAAGCTATTACACTATAAAAGTGAAAAAGCAAGAGCCAAATTATATGTTCTAAAGAAAATCAACATGGAAAGAAGAGCAATTCAGGGCATCAGAGTTaacgtaaattttttttatataatgtcAGTGTATATAAGTACCTGTATGTCCCTGGACGAATGAGAATTTTGACTCGCTTAGAATTATGGACAGGAACCATGTCAATTGCACCTTGTACTGTAACGGAGTCCCCGTTACCGTTCTGATCAACAGCGATGACACCTTGAGACTTGCGTGATTTTTCATCCGTTAAATCTAAATTATTAGATTTCACTTTAATATCATCCCATGTTATGTAACTTTGAACGAAAATTACTCTTGTATATgccaaaaacatgaaaaaaatcaaagtaTAAATGTTGATGAAATTTCTTAAGTTCATAATGCCGAAATTAAGCAAGGATTTGTTCGTAatgtatatgaaaaaaattagaaaagcaAAGGATATAAAGAGGAGTGGGCAAGTAAGAAAAAGGTGATGGTAATAAATACCAAGAGTGTGGtgtgtttttattttgttgtatagtatTATTACGAGTTCTATTGAGACTGAGATTAAGTAGTAATTTGCACGTTAATGGAGTTTTTATTGAAGTTTGATGTAAGTGCAGGGACTTTTTTTTCATGTAGAAATGGAAAAGGAGTGAAGTGAAGAATTCTAATGgtagaagaagaaggatg from the Lycium ferocissimum isolate CSIRO_LF1 chromosome 11, AGI_CSIRO_Lferr_CH_V1, whole genome shotgun sequence genome contains:
- the LOC132037570 gene encoding pectinesterase QRT1-like, which translates into the protein MNLRNFINIYTLIFFMFLAYTRVIFVQSYITWDDIKVKSNNLDLTDEKSRKSQGVIAVDQNGNGDSVTVQGAIDMVPVHNSKRVKILIRPGTYREKVFIPASKPFISLIGDEHQARRTTITWNNKASDKDQYGNVLGTSNTATVAVESDYFCASGITIENTVFALPQYNDMQAVALRLSGDRAMLYKVRILGSQDTLYDESGSHYFYKCVIQGTVDFICGNARSLYQGCILHSIAEDNMGISGAIAAHQRNSADEDTGFSFVNCKVSGSGSVLLGRAWGEYSRIIYSRCSFDGLIAPEGWYDWDQLSREKHAVFGEYKCRGKGANRNGRVPWAKSFSKAQVKPFLNRKFIGGEHWLRV